One window of the Entelurus aequoreus isolate RoL-2023_Sb linkage group LG18, RoL_Eaeq_v1.1, whole genome shotgun sequence genome contains the following:
- the cfap97 gene encoding cilia- and flagella-associated protein 97, giving the protein MFNPSDLEGAVDHSFFDSDDDRDGGRPAARSQEKNAAQELPAPPPSGAFMEFLGSDAAEDSDSGTDYSREPRRPYPTSSEEFTEQSSRKDSRGQRSKSLSSTLSHYSSVGGSRGQERSDMGLSLADDSDYTPEDEASPGCSPFCQPRSEDPDDGQKSRESAPPSGHSSILHADGLHADNYSQTEFDPDSFIQENLVLHWRGRPCRKNYTFNNNEVRRIDHENQRLLRVLSRISLAPGSSGRKGSSPHIPHSAVNRLREQKRIDKDNQSLLKRLEFVKSTPMLKRSNQLADYQRQARYQATPCPVCDNASILAATSAAGLSSLRTSTTQMGTRATSVSSNAARSKMLLSARPPFCC; this is encoded by the exons ATGTTTAACCCCAGCGACCTGGAGGGTGCCGTCGACCACTCCTTCTTCGACAGCGACGACGACAGAGACGGAGGCAGACCGGCCGCCAGAAGCCAGGAAAAGAATGCGGCGCAAGAGTTGCCCGCTCCACCGCCCAGCGGTGCGTTTATGGAGTTCCTGGGAAGCGACGCGGCGGAAGACAGTGACAGCGGCACCGACTACTCCCGGGAGCCGCGGCGACCTTATCCTACGTCGTCGGAGGAATTCACCGAGCAGTCCTCCAGGAAAGACAGCCGAGGACAACGCTCGAAAAGTCTCTCTTCCACTTTAAGCCACTACAGCTCGGTGGGGGGCTCCAGAGGCCAGGAGCGTTCAGACATGGGGCTGTCCCTGGCGGATGACTCCGACTACACGCCGGAAGACGAGGCGAGTCCTGGCTGCTCCCCTTTCTGCCAACCGCGCTCAGAGGACCCTGACGACGGACAGAAGTCTAGGGAGAGTGCGCCCCCTAGCGGCCACAGCAGCATCCTTCACGCAGATGGGCTCCATGCGGATAATT ACTCTCAGACCGAGTTTGATCCTGACAGTTTTATTCAGGAGAACTTGGTTCTTCACTGGCGAGGACGGCCATGCAGGAAGAACTACACCTTCAACAACAACGAGGTTCGACGCATCGATCACGAGAATCAGCGACTCCTGAGGGTGCTGTCGCGGATTTCTTTAGCGCCGGGATCCTCCGGCCGAAAGGGGAGTAGCCCCCACATCCCTCATAGCGCTGTCAATAGGCTGCGGGAGCAGAAACGCATCGATAAGGACAACCAA TCGCTCCTGAAGAGGCTGGAGTTCGTCAAGTCCACACCAATGCTCAAGCGTTCCAACCAGTTGGCCGACTACCAGCGCCAAGCCAGATACCAGGCTACGCCATGTCCTGTGTGTGACAACGCCTCCATCCTGGCTGCGACCAGCG CGGCCGGCCTCAGCTCCCTTCGGACCAGTACAACCCAGATGGGAACACGAGCAACCTCCGTCAGCTCCAATGCAGCCAGGTCCAAAATGCTCCTCTCAGCACGCCCGCCTTTTTGTTGTTAG
- the slc25a4 gene encoding ADP/ATP translocase 1 isoform X2, with protein MTMTSVLLDLPCDSHHLETFKVQHASKQITAEMQYKGIMDCVVRIPKEQGFLAFWRGNLANVIRYFPTQALNFAFKDKYKKVFLGGVDQKTQFWRYFAGNLASGGAAGATSLCFVYPLDFARTRLAADIGKGTAEREFTGLGNCLSKIYKADGLRGLYLGFNVSVQGIIIYRAAYFGCFDTAKGMLPDPKNTHIVVSWMIAQTVTAAAGLVSYPFDTVRRRMMMQSGRRGADIMYKGTIDCWKKILKDEGSKAFFKGAWSNVIRGMGGAFVLVLYDEIKKYT; from the exons GTGCAACATGCCAGCAAGCAGATCACGGCTGAGATGCAGTACAAGGGCATCATGGACTGTGTGGTCAGGATCCCGAAGGAGCAGGGCTTTCTCGCCTTCTGGCGAGGAAACCTGGCCAACGTGATCCGCTACTTCCCCACTCAGGCCCTCAACTTTGCCTTCAAGGACAAGTACAAGAAGGTGTTCCTGGGCGGCGTGGATCAGAAAACGCAGTTCTGGCGCTACTTCGCCGGCAACCTGGCGTCCGGCGGCGCGGCCGGCGCCACCTCGCTGTGCTTCGTCTACCCTCTGGACTTCGCCAGAACCCGACTCGCCGCCGACATCGGGAAGGGGACGGCCGAGAGAGAGTTCACCGGGCTGGGAAACTGCCTTAGTAAGATCTACAAGGCGGACGGCCTCAGGGGTCTGTACCTGGGCTTCAACGTGTCCGTGCAGGGCATCATCATCTACAGGGCCGCCTACTTTGGCTGCTTCGACACAGCTAAAG gaatgCTCCCGGACCCGAAGAACACGCACATCGTGGTCAGCTGGATGATCGCCCAGACTGTGACCGCCGCGGCCGGCCTGGTGTCTTACCCCTTCGACACGGTCAGACGTCGCATGATGATGCAGTCGGGTCGCAGAGGAG CTGACATCATGTACAAGGGCACAATCGACTGCTGGAAGAAGATCCTCAAGGACGAGGGGTCCAAGGCCTTTTTTAAGGGCGCCTGGTCCAACGTGATCAGAGGCATGGGCGGCGCTTTCGTGCTGGTGTTGTACGACGAGATCAAGAAGTACACATAG